The Methanoculleus caldifontis genome includes the window CCTCACCAGAACGGCTTCGACAGTGAGGGACGAAAGCTGGGGGAGCAAACCGGATTAGATACCCGGGTAGTCCCAGCCGTAAACGATGTGCGTTAGGTGTATCGATGACCACGAGTCATCGAGGTGCCGAAGGGAAACCGTGAAACGTACCGCCTGGGAAGTACGGTCGCAAGGCTGAAACTTAAAGGAATTGGCGGGGGAGCACCACAACAGGTGGAGCCTGCGGTTTAATTGGACTCAACGCCGGGAAGCTCACCGGATAAGACAGCTGAATGATTGCCGGGCTGAAGACTCTGCATGACTAGCTGAGAGGAGGTGCATGGCCGTCGTCAGTTCGTACTGTGAAGCATCCTGTTAAGTCAGGCAACGAGCGAGACCCACGCCAACAGTTGCCAGCATGATCTCCGGATCGATGGGGACACTGTTGGGACCGCCTCTGCTAAAGAGGAGGAAGGAATGGGCAACGGTAGGTCAGCATGCCCCGAATTATCCGGGCTACACGCGGGCTACAATGGGCAGGACAATGGGTATCGACACCGAAAGGTGAAGGCAATCTCCTAAACCTGTCCGTAGTTCGGATTGCGGGCTGTAACTCGCCCTCATGAAGCTGGAATCTGTAGTAATCGCGTTTCAAAATAGCGCGGTGAATGTGTCCCTGCTCCTTGCACACACCGCCCGTCAAACCACCCGAGTGGGGTTTGGATGAGGCTGCGGTTGTTGCCGCAGTCGAATCTAGGTTCCGCAAGGGGGGTTAAGTCGTAACAAGGTAGCCGTAGGGGAATCTGCGGCTGGATCACCTCCTAAAGAAATTCGCTTGGGAACTATGCGGTTGCTGGACAAACTGTAAAATTGCCGATGCCAACACGGAAACTCGGGCTCATAGCTCAGTTGGAAGAGCGCCGCCTTTGCGAGGCGGAGGCCGGGGGTTCAAATCCCCCTGAGTCCACTCGGCAGGACATTACAGTCCTGCCTTCCATGCACCCGGAGATGCAAGTCACCGGGGAAGGGCTGAAGGTCTTTGACCTGACGAGGCTGTGTATAGGTGCGTACTCTGGACGTTAAATGAGTTCAGCGGAGTGGCGATATGCCTGTCAGTGGATGGCTCGGTTCGAGTGCCGAAGAAGGGCGTGCCAAGCTGCGATAAGCTCCGGGAAGACGCATGGAGTCTGTGATCCGGAGATCCCCGAATAGGACTTCCCAACACTTCGGTGTTGATCCGTAAGGATCGGGAACCCCCCGAATTGAAACATCTTAGTAGGGGGAGGAAAAGAAATCAACCGAGATGTCGTTAGTAGAGGCGATCGAACCCGACAGAGTTCAAACTGAATCCCCTCACGGGGAGATGTGGTGTCGTAAGCCTACCGTCCGGATGCCAACGCGAAGTGGAAATCCTCTGGAACGAGGTGCCAAAGAGGGTGATAGCCCCGTACGCGTATGTCGCGGCGTCCTGGTAGTGTCTTGAGTACCGCGGGTCGGCATTCTCGCGGGAATCCGGGGGTCATCAACCTCCAAAACTAAATACTACTCGAAACCGATAGCGCATTAGTAGCGTGAGCGAAGGCTGAAAAGTAACCCTAGCAAGGTGGTTAAAAGCGCCTGAAACTGATAGGTGATGGTGAGTTACGGCGTGAAAGGATCTGCTGCGTGAAGGAACCCGTCGCGAGGCGGTAGTACGGGCGCAGTTGCCGATGTCGTAACGTACGTTTTGAAGAACGGGCCAGAGAGTTTATTCTGCAGGCAAGGTTAACCTCAAAGGGGAGCCGAAGGGAAACCAACAGGTCCGTAGCCTTCGGGCATGGGACGGCGTATTAAACGTGCGTGGAGTCTGCAGGATAAGACCCGAAGCCTAGCGATCTATGCGTGGGCAGGTTGAAGCGTGCCGAAAGGCGCGTGGAGGACCGCAAGCGGTATTGATATGCAAATCATTCGTGTGACCTGCGTATAGGAGTGAAAGATTAATCGAGCTGGGCATCCGCTGGTTCCTCTCGAAACATGCCGTAGCATGACCTGGCCAGAGGTAGACGGTGAGGTAGAGCACTGATTGGGGGAGCTGGGGGAGAAATCCCTCACCCCCCTGTCAAACTCCAAATTCCCCGTCGCCGAAGAAGGCTGGTAGTCCGGATTACGGGGTAAGCTTGTAATCCGTAAGGGAGACAACCCAGACCGTGGTTAATGTCCCTCAATGTAGGCTCAGTGTCAACACTGAAAGGCGTCCCAGGCCAAAGACAACTGGAAGGTGAGCTCAGAAGCAGCTATCCTTTAAAAAGTGCGTAACAGCTTACCAGTCGAGGTTTGGGGCACTGAAAATGGACGGGGCTTAAGCCTACTACAGATACCACGGACCACGCGCAAGCGTGATGGCGTAGAGAGGCGTACTGCTTGGGTCGAAGCAGGGGTGTAAGCTCCTGTGGACCGGGTAGTAATGAGAATTCTGGCATTAGTAGAAGCAAAGTTAGGTGAGAATCCTAACCGCCGGAGGGGCTAGGTTTCCTCGGCAATGTTCGTCAGCCGAGGGTTAGTCGGTCCTAAGATGTGTCGTAACTCGAACACGTCAACAGGGAAACAGGTTAATATTCCTGTACCATACGTCTGTAGCGGTTTACCGCCCTGACGCTTCGGGATATGCCGGGCAGGGTCGTCGCCCTGTCCAAGCGTGCAACCTCATGGAGTACCGCCATGGTGAGAAGTGAGGGAAAGCGTGACGGAGCAATCCGGCAAATTCCTGGAGCCCGTGAAAAGGGAGACGTATGTCCGTACCGAGATCTGACACAGGTGCCCCTAGCTGAAGAGGCTAAGGCGTGTCGGTTTAATCGTGTTAAGGGAACTCGGCAAAATGGCCCCGTAACTTTGGGAGAAGGGGTGCCTGCCTGGTGATCAGGCAGGTCGCAGTGACCAGGGGACTCTGACTGTCTAATAACAACATAGGTGACTGCAACTCGGTAACGATTCGTATAGTCACTGATTCCTGCCCAGTGCGAGTATCTGAACACCGGGTTCAACCGGACGAAGGACTCGTAAACGGCGGGGGTAACTATGACCCTCTTAAGGTAGCGTAGTACCTTGTCGCTTAATTGGCGACTTGCATGAATGGATTAACGAGAGTCCTACTGTCCCTAACACGAAACCGTTGAACATTTTGTCCTAGTGCAGAGACTAGGGACTCCAGATGGGAAGTGAAGACCCCGTGGAGCTTTACTGCAGCCTGTCGCTGTATTACGGTATTCCTTGCGCAGCGTAGATGGGAGGCGTCGATCCATCCCTTCCGGGGGGTGGGGAGCCAACAATGAGACACCATCCTAGGTTTACTGTAATACTCACTCTCGAAAGAGAGGACACCGGTAGGTAGGCAGTTTGGGTGGGGCGCCACACCCTCGAAAAAATATCAAGGGTGCCCTAAGGTCAACTCATGTGAGTCAGAAACTCACAGGAGAGTGTCAAGAGCATAAGTTGGCCTGACGCGATTCCGCATAGCAAGGAATCGCGAGAGGAAACTCGGGTCTAACGAACCAATGAGCCTTATTGATGAGGGCCATTGACGACAGAAAAGCTACCCCGGGGATAACAGAGTCGTCGCCGGCAAGAGCACATATCGACCCGGCGGCTTGCTACCTCGATGTCGGTTCTTTCCATCCTGGCCGTGCAGCAGCGGCCAAGGGTGAGGTTGTTCGCCTATTAAAGGGGATCGTGAGCTGGGTTTAGACCGTCGTGAGACAGGTCGGTTACTATCTATCTGGAGTGTCAGGAGTCTGAGGGTAAGACGGAAATAGTACGAGAGGAACTTTCCGTCGTCGCCTCTGGTCGATCGGTTGTCCGACAGGGCAATGCCGAGCAGCTACGCGATAAGGGATAAAAGCTGAAAGCATCTAAGCTTGAAACCCGACCTAAAAAGAGACTCCGCTGAGGACACGGGTATAAGACCCGTTTGATAGGCTTGGGATGTAAGCACGAAGGCAACGACGTGTTCAGTCCGCAAGTACTAACGTCCGATGCCTTCCGCTGAACTCAGACGAAATCCGGAGTACGCACCAACCACACAGCCCACTACTGGTAATAGCGGCCATAGCAGAGGGGAAACACCTGGACCCATTCCGAACCCAGCAGTTAAGCCCTCTCACGTGACGTGTGGTACTGAGGTACGCGAGTCCTCGGGAAGCTCGACTCGCTGCTATTACCTCCTTTCCATTGGAACGCTGTTCTTCTATTGACCTACCCTGGTTAAGGTGGGTAATCCTTAAATACCTGGGTAGCAAACATATAGGAGGCAATATCCCTTGCCAAGGTGGCGGAGCGGCCACGCGGTTGACTGCAGATCAACTACACCCCGGTTCAAGTCCGGGCCTTGGCTTTTGTCCGGGTGCGTAAGCAGCCGGGCAAGGAGAGAACCCATCAGGGTTTTCGACTTCGGCTGGCATCCATCAGGGTGTTCAGCACATGGTAATAGCGGCCATAGCAGAGGGGAAACACCTGGACCCATTCCGAACCCAGCAGTTAAGCCCTCTCACGTGACGTGTGGTACTGAGGTACGCGAGTCCTCGGGAAGCCCGACTCGCTGCTATTACCTCCTTTCCAAGACATCTACTGCTCTTCTCTGACTCTTTCACCAGGAGTCTCGACTATCCTGTTCCCGGTATCTTCAAGAACCGTCTCTTCTCCGGAACATGGTTTACTGCCGCGATGCGGCCTGGCAAAATACAAGGAAAGGGGGTCCGGAGGATCGCACTTCGCTCCTGCCCCTCACGGCTACACTGTCACATAACGCGCTGCTTTCTCTTTCTCCTCCTGGAAGATCTCGCTGAGTTCAAAAAGGACGCCCGCATCGATATGCCGCTCCGCCAGGACGAAGACGTCGGTCTCCTCCGTGGCGAAGTGCTCCTCGACCTCTCTCCTCAGGTTGACGAGCGCCGGCATCCAGTCCGCATCCCTGAGCGGGATCCGCTCGAACCGGGCAAGCGTATCGCGGACCCGCGCATGCTCGTCGAGCGATCGCCGGATCTCCTCCGGCACCGTGTCGCGGAGGTATGCATAGAGCGTGACCTCCTCCGCGTAGATATGGCCCGGCAACTCGCGCCGGAGCGTGATGCACCGCACGTCCCGCGCCTCGGGGCTGCTCTCGAGTTCGTCGAAGAGGCCCCTGATCAACTCGTGATCTTCACGTATCAACTCAAGAATCTGTGGCATCTGTCTACCTCCATCCGGACGAGCAATGGAGGGTGTGCCACTTAACCGTTTCGCCGGCAGATTCGGCGGGTTCCCGCCCGAAAAAATGGGGGCGCCGGTGCCTGTACACCCCGCCCCTTATCCCTGCTTCAGCGCGCCGCCATCGGCATTGCGCTCTTCTTCGACTCCTCGTACTTGCTTCCGATGCTTGAGAGCTCGTCGCTGCTCATCTCCTGTTGCATCTGCGGGAAGATGTGCTCCTCCTCCTCGCTGATGTGGTGCTCCACGTTCTCATGGATCACCTTGATCTTCGCAACCCAGACGTCCTCTTCGGAGGTCGACGCGCTGTCGAGCTGGGAGAGGAGCGACTTGACCGCGTTGTGCTCCTCGATCGCCTCAAGGGCCATGTCCCGCATCCCCGAATCCATGAGTTTCGGGTATACGGCCTGCTCTTCCCCGATCATGTGCGGCATGAGGTTCTCCTTTAAGGAGTTGTACTTCTGCTCGCGGTTGCTCGTGCCCTTGCTCGAGAGTTCCGAGAGCTGCGAGAGCACCATCTTGTGCTCCTGCTTCAGGATATCGATAACATTCTGCGCCATCCGATCACTCCCCCCTTAATGGCAGGGGAGCCATCATGGGCAGGTCCGGTATATATGAATTATCCCGGCCCCGGACGCCAGCCCCTCCGCCCCCTTCACGCTCCCCCGATCGCCTGCCGGATACCATAAATGCTCCGGGTGCCTAGATACCCGTATGCCGGAAGAGGGATCGGATGCCCCGGGCCGGGGAGGGAGACTCCGGCGCGAGCTCGGCCTGCCCGCCGTCACCCTGTCGGGGGTGGGGATCATTCTCGGGGCCGGGATCTACGCCCTGCTCGGCCAGGCCGCCGGAATGGCCGGGAACGCCGTCTGGCTGACCTTCGCCGTCGCCGCCGTCATCGCCGCGTTCAGTGCCCTGAGTTATGCGGAACTCTCGTCGATGTACCCCCGGGCGGGCGCCGAGTTCGAGTACGTCTTCCATGCGTTCGGGGAGAGACTTGCGTTCGTCGTCGGGTGGCTGATCGTCTTCTCCGGCATCCTCGGGGCCGCGACCGTCTCGCTCGGCTTTGCCGGCTACTTCTCCGACTTCACCGGCTTCTCCCTCATCCCTTCCGCCATCCTCCTCCTCGCCTTCCTCGCCGGTATCCTCCTCTACGGCATCAAAGAGACCGCCCGGGCCGCGATCGCCATGACGCTCATCGAGGTCGGGGGGATCGTCATGGTCATCCTGATCGGCCTCCCCTACCTCGGCCGGGTGGACTACTTCGAGATGCCCTTCGGGGTCTCCGGCCTTCTGCAGGCGTCCGCCCTCGTCTTCTTCGCCTACATGGGGTTTGAGGAGATGGTCAAACTCTCGGAGGAGACCCGCGAGCCGGAGAAGATCATCCCGCTCGCCCTGATCATCGCGCTCGCCGTCTCCATCTTCCTCTACGTCCTGGTCTCGCTTGCCGCCGTCTCGGTCGTCGGCTGGGAGCAGCTCGCCGCCTCCCGCGCACCGTTCGCCGAGGTCGCTTCCGTCGCCTTCGGCCCCGCGGCGTTCACCATCATCTCCGTCATCGCCCTCTTCGCCACCGCAAACACCGCCCTCCTGATGATGATGGCCTCTTCGCGGATCCTCTACGGCATGGCCTCCTCTACCGCGCTCCCGCCGGCCCTCGCCCGGGTGCATCCGCGAACCCGGACGCCCTGGGTGGCGATCGTCGTCGTCGTCCTCGCCTCCATGGCGTTCCTCTTCGCCGGCGAGATCGACTTCGTCGCGAACGTCACCAACTTCACGCTCTTTGTGACGTTCGTCGTCATCAACGCCTCCGTCATCCTGCTCCGTTACCGGGCCCCCGATCTCGTGCGGCCCTTCCGGATCCCGGGAGCCGTCGGGACGCTGCCGCTCGTCCCGGTCCTCGGCGTGGTCTCAAGCCTCTTCCTTCTCGCCCAGCTGGACGCCCTGGTGCTCCTGGTCGGCGGGGTCCTGGTCGTCGTCGGGACCGGGATTGCGCTCGCCGGGCACCGCGGGCTCCGTGGTACGCAATAGTCTATATTGTTGATATATATGAATTGATTATCATTCGGGAATCTCTATACTTGATCTCTCTCACCCATATGTATGAGAGACAACTCTTCTGCCCGGCGCGGCGGAGCGCTCCTCGCGATTCTTGCGCTCCTCGCCGTCGCCGTCATGCTCACTGCCGGATGCACGACAGGTACCGACGATGGAACGCCCGCTCCCGGGAACGGGCTCTCCGGGACCCTCGCGGTCACCGGCTCGACGACCGTCCTCCCGATCGCCCAGCTGACCGCCGAGGCCTTTATGGCCGAAAACTCCGGCGCGGATATCCAGGTCAGCGGCGGCGGGTCCAGCGTCGGCATCCAGGCCGTCGGCGAAGGCACCGCGAGTATCGGCATGGCCTCCCGCGACCTGAAGGACGTCGAGAGAGAGAAATACCCCGAACTCGTCAGTCACGCGATAGCCATCGACGGGATCGCGCTCATCGTCAACCCGAAAAACGCCGTCGACAGCCTGACACCGGACCAGATCCGGGGCATCTACAACGGCACCTACACCGACTGGAACCAGGTCGGCGGAGCGAGCGGTCAGATCGTCGTCGTCGGCCGTGATAGCGCATCGGGGACCCGCGAGTACTTCCACGAAGCCGTGATGCAGAAGGAGGACTTCGTCAGGACCCAGCTCGAGAAGAACTCGAACGGCGCCGTGGCCCAGACCATCTCGCAGACGCCGGGGGCCATCGGCTACGTCGGGCTCGGCTATCTCGAGGGGAACGTGAAAGGCATCTCCGTTACCGTGAACGGAAACGCCGTCCCGCCCACGCTCGAGACCGTGAAGGCCGGGACGTACCCGATCTCGCGCGAGGTCTTCATGTTCACGAAGGGCGAGGCGTCCGATCTCGCGAAGGCGTACATCGAGTTCATCCTCAGCCCCGACGGTCAGGCGATCGTCGAGGAAGAGGGCTTTGTCCGGGTCGATTAAACTCCCCGGAGCCTTTTTTCAGTTCCCTTTCGACTCTTTTGCCTGGTAGCGTTCGGTCGTGCCGACCGCTTCCAGTCTTCCGTCCGCCGAGAGGACCGAGACAGCGCCGTGGCCGCCCGCGACCAGGCACCGGCGGCCGCGCGGGGCGAGCTCTCCGTCTATCTCCCTGACCAGTTCGAGCAGCGCCCTGCGCTCCTGCCGCGCCCGCTCGCTGTCGACGTTGACCGACGTCACCAGGAAGTCCGCGAGCGAGTTGTAGCGTTTCCGGTCGTCGTCGAGGCTCCCGAAGTTGATCAGCGTATCAGCGGTGAAGATGATCCCGTGGTCGGGGCAGAAGAAGTAGACCTGGCCGTGCATGTGCCCGCCGAGCGACTCGAGCACCTCGAACTCGAGGTCGTGGACCCGGAATCGCGCGAGGATGGGGAAGATCGAGCGCATGCCGAGGTGCTCCCCCGAAAAGAGCGTCGGACTCCCCGGCGGGTTGAAACGCGAGAAGAGGTTGATGATCGTCGTGTAGACCTCTTCGAGGATCGAGGACTCGCTGCGCGAACCGTATGCCCGGTTCGCCTGTCGGATGATCTCAAGCGAGCCCGGGTGCATGAACGTCTCCGCGTCGAAGAACCCGCCCGCCCCGCAGTGGTCCGCGTCGGCGTGGGTGAGGTAGACCCGCCGGATCCGCTTGAGGTCGCCGAGGCCGTAGTGCTGGAACATCCGCACGGCGTCCTCGTGGTAACTCCCATACCCCGTATCGATCATGACGGTCT containing:
- a CDS encoding hemerythrin domain-containing protein, with protein sequence MPQILELIREDHELIRGLFDELESSPEARDVRCITLRRELPGHIYAEEVTLYAYLRDTVPEEIRRSLDEHARVRDTLARFERIPLRDADWMPALVNLRREVEEHFATEETDVFVLAERHIDAGVLFELSEIFQEEKEKAARYVTV
- a CDS encoding hemerythrin domain-containing protein encodes the protein MAQNVIDILKQEHKMVLSQLSELSSKGTSNREQKYNSLKENLMPHMIGEEQAVYPKLMDSGMRDMALEAIEEHNAVKSLLSQLDSASTSEEDVWVAKIKVIHENVEHHISEEEEHIFPQMQQEMSSDELSSIGSKYEESKKSAMPMAAR
- a CDS encoding APC family permease; its protein translation is MPEEGSDAPGRGGRLRRELGLPAVTLSGVGIILGAGIYALLGQAAGMAGNAVWLTFAVAAVIAAFSALSYAELSSMYPRAGAEFEYVFHAFGERLAFVVGWLIVFSGILGAATVSLGFAGYFSDFTGFSLIPSAILLLAFLAGILLYGIKETARAAIAMTLIEVGGIVMVILIGLPYLGRVDYFEMPFGVSGLLQASALVFFAYMGFEEMVKLSEETREPEKIIPLALIIALAVSIFLYVLVSLAAVSVVGWEQLAASRAPFAEVASVAFGPAAFTIISVIALFATANTALLMMMASSRILYGMASSTALPPALARVHPRTRTPWVAIVVVVLASMAFLFAGEIDFVANVTNFTLFVTFVVINASVILLRYRAPDLVRPFRIPGAVGTLPLVPVLGVVSSLFLLAQLDALVLLVGGVLVVVGTGIALAGHRGLRGTQ
- a CDS encoding phosphate ABC transporter substrate-binding protein, yielding MRDNSSARRGGALLAILALLAVAVMLTAGCTTGTDDGTPAPGNGLSGTLAVTGSTTVLPIAQLTAEAFMAENSGADIQVSGGGSSVGIQAVGEGTASIGMASRDLKDVEREKYPELVSHAIAIDGIALIVNPKNAVDSLTPDQIRGIYNGTYTDWNQVGGASGQIVVVGRDSASGTREYFHEAVMQKEDFVRTQLEKNSNGAVAQTISQTPGAIGYVGLGYLEGNVKGISVTVNGNAVPPTLETVKAGTYPISREVFMFTKGEASDLAKAYIEFILSPDGQAIVEEEGFVRVD